The proteins below are encoded in one region of Belonocnema kinseyi isolate 2016_QV_RU_SX_M_011 chromosome 1, B_treatae_v1, whole genome shotgun sequence:
- the LOC117176259 gene encoding snRNA-activating protein complex subunit 1 isoform X1, giving the protein MAKRSYYLATGFKEDCVKLLNLFDQRNSIRFESFCNVWKEMQFSLIFAGRQTYSELHEFCEEVLHIGKQFILPPYTFKERIGGLYLLYGLYYKMPIKDTVKIRLTQDQWTILMELHEQLKEGEHLDANFILCTLIHDEAFLHTIFESEWGLEKYYRQKQLPSNAFTVMPALLELTQEGHPLAEVSDLAKKYRQVTTSVSSASGDTKSAASLKLFDENFVQEILKDMRRLENNKISLISNYSSEGEGSRSDGKKGNSGRKEYNKVRPRIGDGFDMDTSDEEEEVFEPLENYDPNLASTFDDEVEMEEVEPKRQKTVQVLLPTSTKIKEDLSSDQE; this is encoded by the exons atgGCAAAAAGATCTTATTATTTGGCGACTGGATTCAAAGAAGATTGTgttaaattactgaatttattcGATCAAAGAAATAGCATCAGATTCGAATCTTTTTGCAACGTCTGGAAAGAAATGCAGTTTTCTCTCATTTTTGC AGGCAGGCAAACTTATTCGGAACTGCACGAATTTTGCGAGGAAGTTTTGCACATCggaaaacaatttattcttcCTCCCTATACTTTCAAAGAAAGAATCGGCGGGCTTTATCTTTTGTACGGTCTCTACTATAAAATGCCAATTAAAGACACTGTCAAAATTAGACTTACACAAGATCAATGGACCATTCTCATGGAATTGCACGAGCAATTAAAGGAAGGCGAACATCTCGACGCAAATTTTATTCTCTGCACTTTAATCCACGACGAGGCTTTCCTTCATACAATTTTCGAGAGTGAg TGGGGTCTCGAAAAATATTACAGACAGAAGCAACTTCCCTCGAATGCTTTTACAGTGATGCCCGCCCTTTTAGAATTGACACAAGAAGGTCATCCCTTGGCAGAAGTTAGCGATCTTGCAAAAAAGTACCGCCAAGTGACAACCTCTGTCTCCTCTGCGTCTGGCGATACAAAATCTGCCGCAAGTTTGAAgctttttgacgaaaatttcgttcaggaaattttaaaggatatgcGAAGATTGGAGAATAATAAAATCTCTCTGATCTCAAATTATTCGAGCGAGGGTGAAGGATCAAGGTCTGACGGGAAAAAAGGAAATTCAGG ACGAAAAGAATACAACAAAGTTCGTCCAAGGATCGGCGACGGATTCGACATGGACACCTCCGACGAGGAAGAAGAAGTCTTCGAACCCCTCGAGAATTACGACCCCAATCTTGCCTCGACTTTCGACGACGAGGTGGAAATGGAAGAAGTTGAACCAAAAAGGCAAAAAACCGTTCAAGTTTTGCTCCCCACAAGTACAAAAATCAAAGAGGACCTCTCTTCCGATCAAGAATAA
- the LOC117176259 gene encoding uncharacterized protein LOC117176259 isoform X2, translated as MAKRSYYLATGFKEDCVKLLNLFDQRNSIRFESFCNVWKEMQFSLIFALTQDQWTILMELHEQLKEGEHLDANFILCTLIHDEAFLHTIFESEWGLEKYYRQKQLPSNAFTVMPALLELTQEGHPLAEVSDLAKKYRQVTTSVSSASGDTKSAASLKLFDENFVQEILKDMRRLENNKISLISNYSSEGEGSRSDGKKGNSGRKEYNKVRPRIGDGFDMDTSDEEEEVFEPLENYDPNLASTFDDEVEMEEVEPKRQKTVQVLLPTSTKIKEDLSSDQE; from the exons atgGCAAAAAGATCTTATTATTTGGCGACTGGATTCAAAGAAGATTGTgttaaattactgaatttattcGATCAAAGAAATAGCATCAGATTCGAATCTTTTTGCAACGTCTGGAAAGAAATGCAGTTTTCTCTCATTTTTGC ACTTACACAAGATCAATGGACCATTCTCATGGAATTGCACGAGCAATTAAAGGAAGGCGAACATCTCGACGCAAATTTTATTCTCTGCACTTTAATCCACGACGAGGCTTTCCTTCATACAATTTTCGAGAGTGAg TGGGGTCTCGAAAAATATTACAGACAGAAGCAACTTCCCTCGAATGCTTTTACAGTGATGCCCGCCCTTTTAGAATTGACACAAGAAGGTCATCCCTTGGCAGAAGTTAGCGATCTTGCAAAAAAGTACCGCCAAGTGACAACCTCTGTCTCCTCTGCGTCTGGCGATACAAAATCTGCCGCAAGTTTGAAgctttttgacgaaaatttcgttcaggaaattttaaaggatatgcGAAGATTGGAGAATAATAAAATCTCTCTGATCTCAAATTATTCGAGCGAGGGTGAAGGATCAAGGTCTGACGGGAAAAAAGGAAATTCAGG ACGAAAAGAATACAACAAAGTTCGTCCAAGGATCGGCGACGGATTCGACATGGACACCTCCGACGAGGAAGAAGAAGTCTTCGAACCCCTCGAGAATTACGACCCCAATCTTGCCTCGACTTTCGACGACGAGGTGGAAATGGAAGAAGTTGAACCAAAAAGGCAAAAAACCGTTCAAGTTTTGCTCCCCACAAGTACAAAAATCAAAGAGGACCTCTCTTCCGATCAAGAATAA